Proteins from a genomic interval of Mustela lutreola isolate mMusLut2 chromosome 4, mMusLut2.pri, whole genome shotgun sequence:
- the FAM221A gene encoding protein FAM221A isoform X1, whose translation MERLTLPSGGAAAVDEYLEYRRIVGEDDGGKLFTPEEYEEYKKRVLPMRLQNRLFVSWRSPTGMDCKLVGPETLCFCTHRYKQHKTDFETIPQQRPISLPCRVSGCGCRAYLYVPLNGAQPIRCRCKHFADQHSAAPGFLCNACSKCSGFHSCFTCACGQPAYAHDTVVETKQERLAQGKPVGQDVPYAAMGGLTGFSSLAEGYMRLDDSGIGAPSIELLDSPATAMDHPFLKAFQTSSSSSPLTDVGTSSQVSSLKRPEEDDMAFFERRYQERIKMEKVAKQKGKAPSSTKPS comes from the exons ATGGAGCGGCTGACCTTGCCTTCCGGCGGCGCCGCGGCAGTGGACGAGTACCTGGAGTACCGGAG AATTGTTGGTGAGGACGATGGAGGGAAACTTTTTACTCCTGAAGAAtatgaagaatacaaaaaaagaGTATTACCTATGCGCTTGCAGAACAGATTATTTGTGAGCTGGCGGTCACCAACTGGAATGGATTGTAAGCTTGTGGGTCCAGAGACACTATGTTTTTGTACACATAG GTATAAGCAACATAAAACTGACTTTGAAACGATTCCGCAGCAACGCCCCATCAGTCTCCCTTGCCGAGTGAGCGGCTGTGGGTGCAGGGCGTACCTTTACGTCCCTCTGAATGGCGCGCAGCCCATTCGCTGCAGGTGCAAGCACTTTGCGGATCAGCACAGCGCTGCACCCGGCTTTCTATGCAATGCCT GTTCCAAGTGTTCGGGATTCCATAGTTGCTTCACTTGTGCTTGTGGTCAGCCTGCATATGCTCATGACACAGTCGTGGAAACTAAGCAAGAAAGACTGGCTCAGGGAAAGCCAGTGGGGCAGGATGTCCCTTATGCAGCAATGGGAGGCTTAACAGGCTTCAGCTCACTGGCAGAAGGCTACATGCGATTAGATGACAGTGGGATTG GTGCACCTTCGATTGAATTATTAGATTCTCCAGCTACAGCCATGGACCACCCATTTCTAAAAGCATTTCAAACATCATCTAGTTCTTCTCCACTGACAGATG tAGGTACAAGTAGTCAAGTTTCTTCCTTAAAGAGACCTGAAGAAGATGATATGGCTTTCTTTGAAAGACGATACCAAGAAAGG ataaaaatggaaaaggttgctaagcagaaaggaaaagcacCATCAAGTACAAAACCTTCATGA
- the FAM221A gene encoding protein FAM221A isoform X4, with translation MERLTLPSGGAAAVDEYLEYRRIVGEDDGGKLFTPEEYEEYKKRVLPMRLQNRLFVSWRSPTGMDCKLVGPETLCFCTHRYKQHKTDFETIPQQRPISLPCRVSGCGCRAYLYVPLNGAQPIRCRCKHFADQHSAAPGFLCNACSKCSGFHSCFTCACGQPAYAHDTVVETKQERLAQGKPVGQDVPYAAMGGLTGFSSLAEGYMRLDDSGIGAPSIELLDSPATAMDHPFLKAFQTSSSSSPLTDDKNGKGC, from the exons ATGGAGCGGCTGACCTTGCCTTCCGGCGGCGCCGCGGCAGTGGACGAGTACCTGGAGTACCGGAG AATTGTTGGTGAGGACGATGGAGGGAAACTTTTTACTCCTGAAGAAtatgaagaatacaaaaaaagaGTATTACCTATGCGCTTGCAGAACAGATTATTTGTGAGCTGGCGGTCACCAACTGGAATGGATTGTAAGCTTGTGGGTCCAGAGACACTATGTTTTTGTACACATAG GTATAAGCAACATAAAACTGACTTTGAAACGATTCCGCAGCAACGCCCCATCAGTCTCCCTTGCCGAGTGAGCGGCTGTGGGTGCAGGGCGTACCTTTACGTCCCTCTGAATGGCGCGCAGCCCATTCGCTGCAGGTGCAAGCACTTTGCGGATCAGCACAGCGCTGCACCCGGCTTTCTATGCAATGCCT GTTCCAAGTGTTCGGGATTCCATAGTTGCTTCACTTGTGCTTGTGGTCAGCCTGCATATGCTCATGACACAGTCGTGGAAACTAAGCAAGAAAGACTGGCTCAGGGAAAGCCAGTGGGGCAGGATGTCCCTTATGCAGCAATGGGAGGCTTAACAGGCTTCAGCTCACTGGCAGAAGGCTACATGCGATTAGATGACAGTGGGATTG GTGCACCTTCGATTGAATTATTAGATTCTCCAGCTACAGCCATGGACCACCCATTTCTAAAAGCATTTCAAACATCATCTAGTTCTTCTCCACTGACAGATG ataaaaatggaaaaggttgctaa
- the FAM221A gene encoding protein FAM221A isoform X5: MERLTLPSGGAAAVDEYLEYRRYKQHKTDFETIPQQRPISLPCRVSGCGCRAYLYVPLNGAQPIRCRCKHFADQHSAAPGFLCNACSKCSGFHSCFTCACGQPAYAHDTVVETKQERLAQGKPVGQDVPYAAMGGLTGFSSLAEGYMRLDDSGIGAPSIELLDSPATAMDHPFLKAFQTSSSSSPLTDVGTSSQVSSLKRPEEDDMAFFERRYQERIKMEKVAKQKGKAPSSTKPS; encoded by the exons ATGGAGCGGCTGACCTTGCCTTCCGGCGGCGCCGCGGCAGTGGACGAGTACCTGGAGTACCGGAG GTATAAGCAACATAAAACTGACTTTGAAACGATTCCGCAGCAACGCCCCATCAGTCTCCCTTGCCGAGTGAGCGGCTGTGGGTGCAGGGCGTACCTTTACGTCCCTCTGAATGGCGCGCAGCCCATTCGCTGCAGGTGCAAGCACTTTGCGGATCAGCACAGCGCTGCACCCGGCTTTCTATGCAATGCCT GTTCCAAGTGTTCGGGATTCCATAGTTGCTTCACTTGTGCTTGTGGTCAGCCTGCATATGCTCATGACACAGTCGTGGAAACTAAGCAAGAAAGACTGGCTCAGGGAAAGCCAGTGGGGCAGGATGTCCCTTATGCAGCAATGGGAGGCTTAACAGGCTTCAGCTCACTGGCAGAAGGCTACATGCGATTAGATGACAGTGGGATTG GTGCACCTTCGATTGAATTATTAGATTCTCCAGCTACAGCCATGGACCACCCATTTCTAAAAGCATTTCAAACATCATCTAGTTCTTCTCCACTGACAGATG tAGGTACAAGTAGTCAAGTTTCTTCCTTAAAGAGACCTGAAGAAGATGATATGGCTTTCTTTGAAAGACGATACCAAGAAAGG ataaaaatggaaaaggttgctaagcagaaaggaaaagcacCATCAAGTACAAAACCTTCATGA
- the FAM221A gene encoding protein FAM221A isoform X3, giving the protein MRRIVGEDDGGKLFTPEEYEEYKKRVLPMRLQNRLFVSWRSPTGMDCKLVGPETLCFCTHRYKQHKTDFETIPQQRPISLPCRVSGCGCRAYLYVPLNGAQPIRCRCKHFADQHSAAPGFLCNACSKCSGFHSCFTCACGQPAYAHDTVVETKQERLAQGKPVGQDVPYAAMGGLTGFSSLAEGYMRLDDSGIGAPSIELLDSPATAMDHPFLKAFQTSSSSSPLTDVGTSSQVSSLKRPEEDDMAFFERRYQERIKMEKVAKQKGKAPSSTKPS; this is encoded by the exons ATGCGGAG AATTGTTGGTGAGGACGATGGAGGGAAACTTTTTACTCCTGAAGAAtatgaagaatacaaaaaaagaGTATTACCTATGCGCTTGCAGAACAGATTATTTGTGAGCTGGCGGTCACCAACTGGAATGGATTGTAAGCTTGTGGGTCCAGAGACACTATGTTTTTGTACACATAG GTATAAGCAACATAAAACTGACTTTGAAACGATTCCGCAGCAACGCCCCATCAGTCTCCCTTGCCGAGTGAGCGGCTGTGGGTGCAGGGCGTACCTTTACGTCCCTCTGAATGGCGCGCAGCCCATTCGCTGCAGGTGCAAGCACTTTGCGGATCAGCACAGCGCTGCACCCGGCTTTCTATGCAATGCCT GTTCCAAGTGTTCGGGATTCCATAGTTGCTTCACTTGTGCTTGTGGTCAGCCTGCATATGCTCATGACACAGTCGTGGAAACTAAGCAAGAAAGACTGGCTCAGGGAAAGCCAGTGGGGCAGGATGTCCCTTATGCAGCAATGGGAGGCTTAACAGGCTTCAGCTCACTGGCAGAAGGCTACATGCGATTAGATGACAGTGGGATTG GTGCACCTTCGATTGAATTATTAGATTCTCCAGCTACAGCCATGGACCACCCATTTCTAAAAGCATTTCAAACATCATCTAGTTCTTCTCCACTGACAGATG tAGGTACAAGTAGTCAAGTTTCTTCCTTAAAGAGACCTGAAGAAGATGATATGGCTTTCTTTGAAAGACGATACCAAGAAAGG ataaaaatggaaaaggttgctaagcagaaaggaaaagcacCATCAAGTACAAAACCTTCATGA
- the FAM221A gene encoding protein FAM221A isoform X2 — MITEYICGFELVQIPRIVGEDDGGKLFTPEEYEEYKKRVLPMRLQNRLFVSWRSPTGMDCKLVGPETLCFCTHRYKQHKTDFETIPQQRPISLPCRVSGCGCRAYLYVPLNGAQPIRCRCKHFADQHSAAPGFLCNACSKCSGFHSCFTCACGQPAYAHDTVVETKQERLAQGKPVGQDVPYAAMGGLTGFSSLAEGYMRLDDSGIGAPSIELLDSPATAMDHPFLKAFQTSSSSSPLTDVGTSSQVSSLKRPEEDDMAFFERRYQERIKMEKVAKQKGKAPSSTKPS, encoded by the exons ATGATTACTGAATATATATGTGGGTTTGAGCTTGTGCAGATCCCAAG AATTGTTGGTGAGGACGATGGAGGGAAACTTTTTACTCCTGAAGAAtatgaagaatacaaaaaaagaGTATTACCTATGCGCTTGCAGAACAGATTATTTGTGAGCTGGCGGTCACCAACTGGAATGGATTGTAAGCTTGTGGGTCCAGAGACACTATGTTTTTGTACACATAG GTATAAGCAACATAAAACTGACTTTGAAACGATTCCGCAGCAACGCCCCATCAGTCTCCCTTGCCGAGTGAGCGGCTGTGGGTGCAGGGCGTACCTTTACGTCCCTCTGAATGGCGCGCAGCCCATTCGCTGCAGGTGCAAGCACTTTGCGGATCAGCACAGCGCTGCACCCGGCTTTCTATGCAATGCCT GTTCCAAGTGTTCGGGATTCCATAGTTGCTTCACTTGTGCTTGTGGTCAGCCTGCATATGCTCATGACACAGTCGTGGAAACTAAGCAAGAAAGACTGGCTCAGGGAAAGCCAGTGGGGCAGGATGTCCCTTATGCAGCAATGGGAGGCTTAACAGGCTTCAGCTCACTGGCAGAAGGCTACATGCGATTAGATGACAGTGGGATTG GTGCACCTTCGATTGAATTATTAGATTCTCCAGCTACAGCCATGGACCACCCATTTCTAAAAGCATTTCAAACATCATCTAGTTCTTCTCCACTGACAGATG tAGGTACAAGTAGTCAAGTTTCTTCCTTAAAGAGACCTGAAGAAGATGATATGGCTTTCTTTGAAAGACGATACCAAGAAAGG ataaaaatggaaaaggttgctaagcagaaaggaaaagcacCATCAAGTACAAAACCTTCATGA